In Chryseobacterium gotjawalense, the following are encoded in one genomic region:
- the mtaB gene encoding tRNA (N(6)-L-threonylcarbamoyladenosine(37)-C(2))-methylthiotransferase MtaB, producing MEHLHLKTAAFHTLGCKLNFAETSTIARQLTGAGYQKVNFDEPANVYIINTCSVTENADRECKFHVKRAMKANPDGLVVILGCYAQLKPEEISAIEGVDLVLGAKEKFNILSYLDDLQKSENHGIIHSCEIDEADFFIGSYSIGDRTRAFLKVQDGCDYKCTYCTIPLARGISRSDTIENVVKNATEIAQKGIREIVLTGVNIGDYGKGEFGNKKHEHTFLDLISELDLVEGIERIRISSIEPNLLKDESIELVAKSKRFVPHFHIPLQSGSDDLLKKMKRRYLTDIYANRVAKIRQVMPDSCIGVDVIVGFPGETEEKFLETYNFLNELPISYLHVFTYSERENTEAAEMQGVIPIPERKRRNKMLRILSEKKKMAFYETQLGKTLPVLWEHENKNGIMFGFTENYVRVQKPFDENSINQIEILKLKKILADGTVSVFPAFEEFLAKI from the coding sequence ATGGAACACTTACATTTAAAAACCGCCGCTTTTCATACTTTAGGCTGCAAACTCAATTTTGCAGAAACCTCAACCATTGCCCGTCAGCTTACTGGTGCCGGTTATCAGAAAGTAAATTTCGATGAGCCTGCTAACGTGTACATCATCAATACCTGTTCGGTGACCGAAAATGCAGACCGCGAATGCAAGTTTCATGTAAAGCGCGCCATGAAAGCCAATCCCGATGGTTTGGTGGTTATTTTAGGATGTTATGCCCAGTTGAAGCCGGAAGAAATTTCCGCAATTGAAGGCGTTGATTTGGTTTTAGGAGCCAAGGAAAAATTCAATATTTTGAGTTACCTCGATGATTTGCAGAAATCAGAAAACCACGGAATCATTCATTCCTGCGAAATTGACGAAGCCGATTTCTTCATCGGAAGTTATTCGATTGGGGACCGAACCCGCGCTTTTTTGAAAGTACAGGATGGCTGCGATTACAAATGCACCTATTGCACGATCCCTTTAGCCAGAGGAATTTCCCGCTCCGACACCATAGAAAATGTCGTAAAAAACGCCACTGAAATCGCCCAAAAAGGAATTCGCGAAATCGTTTTAACCGGTGTGAATATCGGCGATTACGGAAAAGGTGAATTTGGAAATAAAAAACATGAACATACTTTTCTGGATTTAATTTCAGAATTAGACCTGGTGGAAGGCATTGAAAGAATCCGAATTTCATCTATTGAACCGAATTTATTGAAAGACGAAAGCATAGAACTGGTGGCGAAAAGCAAGCGTTTTGTGCCTCATTTCCATATTCCTTTACAGAGTGGAAGCGATGATTTATTAAAGAAAATGAAACGCCGGTACCTGACGGATATCTACGCTAACCGGGTGGCAAAAATCCGGCAGGTGATGCCCGATTCCTGCATCGGTGTTGATGTCATCGTAGGATTCCCGGGAGAAACAGAGGAGAAATTCCTGGAAACTTATAATTTCCTGAATGAATTACCGATTTCTTATCTCCACGTCTTTACCTACTCTGAAAGAGAAAATACAGAAGCTGCAGAAATGCAAGGTGTCATTCCGATTCCTGAAAGAAAGAGAAGAAATAAAATGCTGAGAATTCTTTCAGAGAAAAAGAAAATGGCTTTCTACGAAACCCAGCTTGGAAAAACACTTCCTGTCCTTTGGGAGCACGAAAATAAAAACGGAATCATGTTTGGCTTCACCGAAAATTATGTGCGGGTACAAAAGCCGTTCGATGAAAATTCTATCAATCAAATAGAAATTTTAAAGCTCAAAAAAATATTGGCCGATGGAACAGTTTCTGTATTCCCGGCTTTTGAGGAATTTCTGGCAAAAATTTAA